From one Cyanobacterium stanieri PCC 7202 genomic stretch:
- a CDS encoding Methyltransferase type 11 (PFAM: Methyltransferase domain~COGs: COG2226 Methylase involved in ubiquinone/menaquinone biosynthesis~InterPro IPR013216~KEGG: mar:MAE_13200 putative methyltransferase~PFAM: Methyltransferase type 11~SPTR: Putative methyltransferase) — translation MNYFLYNHFTISTHFSLRYFMLNSQLPDITLEKIKEKILQGANNKDNELPESLKSLQNDAQAIVNQDVNEREFATESDEFDHYINLANARGQIRDKLPESFDRFPRSIFKPFGKVFLKVLSYIFKDQREVNFNIEKTLHSLNKKDQVLLNYIQETVKKYDNFQQIKQEVNLLKEEQQKEREKIIANNESNNRLLQRQINEKFTKNQWEIEQLKLSIRELKIKNEDLLQRNIYLQKTILQQEKLIEKLIKSFNNNDTQEKSSIIKNINNDIENHSLDSFYLAFENKFRGDRQDIKDLLTQDYRYLIDSLNIDKKNNLFIDVGCGRGEWLETIKEWGYQGRGVDLNQVMAEDCNNRDLQVIISDCVEYLNSLDDNSVDVVTGFHIVEHLPLKVILNLFSECLRVLKPHGMVIFETPNPDNILVGSRNFYHDLTHRNPIPSSTLAFMLESVGFPKVEILNLHPIPNHNITGDELALRFSQYFYGCQDYAVIGFLH, via the coding sequence GTGAATTATTTTTTGTATAATCATTTTACTATTTCTACTCATTTCTCCCTCAGATATTTTATGTTAAATTCCCAACTTCCTGATATTACCCTTGAGAAAATTAAAGAAAAAATCTTACAAGGTGCCAATAATAAGGATAATGAGCTACCAGAGTCGCTAAAAAGTTTACAGAATGACGCTCAAGCAATAGTAAATCAGGATGTTAATGAGAGAGAATTTGCCACGGAGTCAGACGAATTTGATCATTATATTAATCTTGCTAATGCAAGAGGACAAATAAGAGATAAGTTACCAGAATCTTTTGATCGTTTTCCTCGTTCAATTTTTAAACCTTTTGGAAAAGTTTTTTTAAAAGTTTTATCATACATTTTTAAAGATCAAAGGGAAGTAAATTTTAACATAGAAAAAACTTTACATAGCTTAAATAAAAAAGATCAAGTTTTACTTAACTATATTCAAGAAACAGTCAAGAAATATGACAATTTTCAACAGATAAAACAAGAAGTTAATTTATTAAAAGAAGAACAACAAAAAGAAAGAGAAAAAATAATTGCGAATAATGAAAGTAATAATCGTCTTTTACAAAGACAAATAAATGAGAAATTCACGAAAAATCAATGGGAAATAGAACAACTTAAATTATCTATTCGGGAATTAAAAATAAAAAATGAGGATTTATTGCAAAGGAATATTTATTTACAAAAAACAATATTACAACAAGAGAAGTTGATCGAAAAATTAATAAAAAGTTTTAATAATAATGATACTCAAGAAAAATCATCAATAATAAAAAACATTAATAATGACATTGAAAATCATTCCTTAGATAGTTTTTATTTAGCCTTTGAAAATAAATTTAGGGGCGATCGCCAAGACATCAAAGATTTATTAACTCAAGATTATCGATATTTAATTGACAGTTTAAATATTGATAAAAAAAATAATTTATTTATTGACGTAGGTTGTGGCAGAGGAGAATGGCTAGAAACTATTAAAGAATGGGGTTATCAAGGTAGAGGAGTTGATCTTAATCAGGTAATGGCGGAAGATTGTAACAATCGTGATTTACAAGTAATTATTAGTGACTGTGTGGAATACTTAAACTCCCTCGATGATAACTCCGTGGATGTAGTCACAGGATTTCATATCGTAGAACATTTACCCCTAAAAGTTATCCTAAATTTATTTAGTGAATGTCTACGGGTACTCAAACCCCATGGGATGGTCATATTCGAGACTCCTAACCCCGATAATATTTTAGTAGGTAGTCGTAATTTTTATCATGACTTAACCCATCGTAATCCTATTCCAAGTTCCACTTTAGCTTTTATGTTGGAATCTGTTGGTTTTCCTAAAGTAGAGATTTTAAACCTACATCCCATACCAAATCATAATATTACTGGAGATGAATTGGCTTTACGTTTTAGTCAATATTTTTATGGATGCCAAGATTATGCGGTGATTGGATTTTTGCATTAA
- a CDS encoding GTP-binding protein HSR1-related protein (PFAM: GTPase of unknown function; Domain of unknown function (DUF697)~TIGRFAM: small GTP-binding protein domain~COGs: COG1100 GTPase SAR1 and related small G protein~InterPro IPR002917~KEGG: cyc:PCC7424_1616 small GTP-binding protein~PFAM: GTP-binding protein HSR1-related~SPTR: Small GTP-binding protein) — translation MTSKTSPSVSSIIGLARASLQQSLSWYASSRRHWNYPPDAKLQGAVKDDLRNLKGALEKLEQQVIKVSAFGLVSRGKSTVINALLGEDVLATGAINGVTKWPKSIRWQPPTGKVEIEFIDTPGLDEIDGESRAQMAREVSLQSDLILFVVAGDITRTEYLALLELRRTQKPLLLVFNKVDLYPDTDVRSIYQQLQELSNETNQPLLTPDEVVMVSAKPQPIKVRVELADGSFREEWEDLPPRVDDLKEKILIILNREGKALLALNALNQAKIAQENIAHKTVELRQKEAEKIIWQYAKYKALIVAVNPIALVDLLVGAIADLTMIRALARLYGLPITSYEAGKLWQTIVKSLTGLIVGEIITMIMLGFAKTGTTLNSLWENPGNFTAFASAGLLQGGIAGYGSYLVGKAAQIYLENGCTWGNFGTSSVIKEIIAQVPAESIISRLSNE, via the coding sequence ATGACATCAAAAACTTCCCCCTCCGTATCATCAATTATCGGTTTAGCCCGTGCCAGTTTACAACAATCCCTCTCTTGGTATGCCAGTAGTCGTCGTCATTGGAATTATCCCCCTGATGCCAAGTTACAAGGGGCAGTTAAGGATGATTTACGTAACCTTAAAGGGGCGTTGGAAAAGTTGGAACAACAAGTAATAAAGGTTTCGGCTTTTGGTTTGGTAAGCAGAGGAAAATCCACGGTAATTAATGCCTTGTTGGGGGAAGATGTCTTGGCGACAGGGGCTATCAATGGGGTGACAAAATGGCCAAAATCTATTCGTTGGCAACCACCCACTGGCAAGGTAGAAATTGAGTTTATTGATACTCCGGGATTGGATGAGATTGATGGGGAAAGTCGGGCGCAAATGGCAAGGGAAGTTAGTCTGCAGTCGGATTTAATATTATTTGTGGTGGCAGGGGATATTACGAGGACAGAGTATTTGGCACTTTTGGAGTTACGCCGTACCCAAAAACCATTATTACTGGTATTTAATAAGGTAGACTTGTATCCTGATACGGATGTGAGGAGTATTTATCAGCAGTTGCAGGAGTTGAGTAATGAAACAAATCAACCTTTGTTGACTCCTGATGAGGTGGTGATGGTATCGGCAAAACCACAACCCATTAAGGTGAGGGTTGAATTGGCGGATGGTAGTTTTCGGGAGGAGTGGGAAGATTTACCTCCTCGGGTGGATGATTTGAAGGAAAAGATATTAATAATTCTCAATCGGGAGGGTAAGGCTTTATTGGCGTTGAATGCATTGAATCAGGCAAAAATTGCTCAGGAAAATATTGCCCATAAGACGGTGGAGTTGCGACAAAAGGAGGCGGAAAAAATTATCTGGCAATATGCTAAATACAAGGCTTTGATTGTGGCGGTTAATCCTATTGCCTTGGTCGATTTATTGGTAGGTGCGATCGCCGATTTGACCATGATTAGGGCGTTAGCAAGGTTATATGGTTTACCGATTACCAGTTATGAGGCTGGTAAATTGTGGCAAACGATTGTAAAAAGTTTGACAGGTTTAATCGTGGGGGAAATCATCACCATGATTATGCTGGGTTTTGCCAAAACAGGTACGACTTTAAATAGTTTATGGGAAAACCCGGGTAATTTTACAGCTTTTGCCAGTGCAGGATTGCTTCAGGGGGGTATTGCTGGATATGGTTCATATTTAGTAGGTAAGGCAGCCCAAATATATTTAGAAAACGGTTGCACTTGGGGAAATTTTGGCACTTCTTCAGTAATTAAGGAAATTATTGCCCAAGTACCTGCTGAGTCTATCATTTCCCGTTTGAGTAACGAATAA
- a CDS encoding molybdopterin synthase subunit MoaD (PFAM: ThiS family~TIGRFAM: MoaD family protein, archaeal~COGs: COG1977 Molybdopterin converting factor small subunit~InterPro IPR003749:IPR010038~KEGG: cyt:cce_2444 thiamineS-like protein~PFAM: thiamineS protein~SPTR: Similar to Cter of sp|P74060|Y821_SYNY3 UPF0084 protein slr0821;~TIGRFAM: MoaD family protein), whose amino-acid sequence MAVKVLIPTPLQKFTKEEATVECDATNVAGLIDALEANYPGIKARLCDEQGAPRRFLNFYVNSEDIRFLDNTDTALSDGDEVSIVPAVAGG is encoded by the coding sequence ATGGCAGTAAAAGTATTAATTCCCACCCCCCTACAAAAATTCACCAAAGAAGAGGCGACTGTTGAATGTGATGCCACCAACGTAGCTGGTTTAATTGATGCCCTCGAGGCAAATTATCCCGGTATCAAAGCCCGTCTTTGTGATGAGCAAGGCGCACCCCGTCGTTTCCTCAATTTCTATGTAAATAGTGAGGACATCAGATTTTTGGACAATACCGACACTGCTTTGAGTGATGGCGATGAAGTAAGTATTGTTCCTGCGGTTGCTGGAGGCTGA
- a CDS encoding L-threonine synthase (PFAM: Pyridoxal-phosphate dependent enzyme~TIGRFAM: threonine synthase~COGs: COG0498 Threonine synthase~InterPro IPR001926:IPR004450~KEGG: mar:MAE_17060 threonine synthase~PFAM: Pyridoxal-5'-phosphate-dependent protein beta subunit~SPTR: Threonine synthase;~TIGRFAM: threonine synthase) yields MTTAIATDTTKKKPTFTKLVSKEGGTEYPLKAINICEETFAPLEVAYDYDEIRRQVSRESIAAGPNSIWRYKAFLPVETDNPIDVGTGMTPLIKSNRLARRLGLKNLYIKNDAVNMPTLSFKDRVVSVALTRAQELGFTTVSCASTGNLANSTAAIAAHAGLDCCVFIPSDLEAGKVLGTLIYNPTVMAVKGNYDQVNRLCSEVGNTYGWGFVNINLRPYYSEGSKTLGYEVAEQLGWKLPDHIVAPLASGSLFTKIYKGFQEFVKVGLVDDKDVRFSGAQAEGCSPIAQAFKEGRDFVTPVKPNTIAKSIAIGNPADGVYALDIARKTNGNIESVTDAEIIEGIKLLAETEGIFTETAGGTTIAVLKKLVEAGKIDPEESTVVYITGNGLKTQEAVQGYISEPLLIEPKLESFERALERSRTLDRLEWQQVLV; encoded by the coding sequence ATGACAACTGCGATCGCCACTGACACCACCAAGAAAAAACCCACCTTCACCAAATTAGTATCCAAAGAAGGCGGTACCGAGTATCCCCTAAAAGCGATCAATATTTGTGAAGAAACCTTCGCCCCTTTGGAGGTAGCCTATGATTACGATGAAATTCGTCGTCAGGTAAGCCGTGAAAGCATTGCCGCAGGCCCTAATTCCATCTGGCGTTATAAAGCATTTTTGCCCGTAGAAACCGATAACCCCATCGATGTCGGTACAGGAATGACTCCCTTAATCAAGTCTAACCGTTTGGCTCGTCGCTTAGGTCTCAAAAATCTCTATATTAAAAATGATGCTGTAAACATGCCCACCCTTAGCTTTAAGGATCGGGTAGTCTCCGTTGCTTTAACCCGCGCCCAAGAATTAGGTTTTACTACCGTATCTTGTGCAAGTACAGGAAACCTTGCGAACTCCACCGCTGCGATCGCCGCCCATGCAGGTTTAGACTGTTGTGTATTCATTCCCTCTGACCTCGAAGCAGGTAAAGTATTAGGTACCCTCATCTATAATCCCACTGTAATGGCGGTAAAAGGTAACTATGATCAAGTAAACCGCCTTTGTTCCGAAGTAGGTAACACCTACGGCTGGGGATTCGTCAACATCAACCTCCGCCCCTACTACTCCGAAGGTTCCAAAACCCTCGGTTACGAAGTAGCAGAACAACTCGGCTGGAAATTACCCGATCACATCGTGGCACCTTTGGCGTCAGGTTCCTTATTCACCAAAATTTATAAAGGATTCCAAGAATTTGTCAAAGTAGGTTTAGTGGACGATAAAGACGTTCGTTTTAGCGGTGCGCAAGCGGAAGGATGTTCCCCCATCGCCCAAGCCTTTAAGGAAGGAAGAGACTTCGTCACCCCTGTTAAACCTAACACCATAGCTAAATCCATCGCCATCGGTAACCCCGCTGACGGTGTCTATGCCCTTGATATTGCCCGTAAAACCAACGGTAATATCGAATCCGTTACCGATGCCGAAATCATCGAAGGAATCAAACTCCTTGCCGAAACTGAAGGTATCTTCACCGAAACCGCAGGGGGTACCACCATTGCGGTACTCAAAAAATTAGTAGAAGCAGGTAAAATTGATCCTGAAGAAAGCACCGTAGTATATATTACTGGTAACGGTTTAAAAACCCAAGAAGCAGTACAGGGTTATATTAGTGAACCTCTCTTAATTGAACCCAAATTAGAAAGTTTTGAAAGAGCTTTAGAACGCTCTCGCACCCTTGATCGCCTAGAATGGCAACAAGTTTTAGTGTAA
- a CDS encoding Isoleucyl-tRNA synthetase (PFAM: tRNA synthetases class I (I, L, M and V); Anticodon-binding domain~TIGRFAM: isoleucyl-tRNA synthetase~COGs: COG0060 Isoleucyl-tRNA synthetase~InterProIPR015905:IPR002300:IPR013155:IPR010663:IPR 001412:IPR002301~KEGG: syp:SYNPCC7002_A1756 isoleucyl-tRNA synthetase~PFAM: aminoacyl-tRNA synthetase class Ia; tRNA synthetase valyl/leucyl anticodon-binding~SPTR: Isoleucyl-tRNA synthetase;~TIGRFAM: isoleucyl-tRNA synthetase), with amino-acid sequence MSEPKSYKDTVNLPQTSFNMRANAVQKEPELQKFWAENQIYEKLAENNPKELFVLHDGPPYANGDLHMGHALNKVLKDIINKYKLLQGHKVRYVPGWDCHGLPIELKVLQSIPEEKRPELSPIKLRYKARDFALKTQKKQAEGFKRYGIWGDWENPYLTLKPEYEAAQIEVFGKMALNGYIYRGLKPVHWSPSSQTALAEAELEYPEGHTSRSIYASFTITKLSDKASHLEQYMPNLGVAIWTTTPWTIPGNLAVAVNGKLDYAVVEVIAENDPPKPPLIKEGQFLIVAQDLVESLGNTFGAKLAVKTTVKGADLELSTYKHPLFDRESPVVIGGDYITTESGTGLVHTAPGHGQEDYITGQKYHLPILSPVDNKGNFTEEAGEFAGLNVLKDANQAIIDALTDKGSLLKEEAYQHKYPYDWRTKQPTIFRATEQWFASVDGFREEALKAIKEVNWIPAQGENRITPMVSERNDWCISRQRSWGLPIPVFYDEETNEPLLNEETINHVRDIIGEKGSDAWWLMSVEELLPESYRNNGKTYRKGMDTMDVWFDSGSSWAAVANQRDELKYPVDLYLEGSDQHRGWFQSSLLTSVAVNGHAPYKTVLTHGFVLDEKGMKMSKSEGNVVDPNLIINGGLNQKQQPPYGADVLRLWVSSTDYSADVRIGDSIIKQLADVYRKIRNTARFLIGSLHDFDPAKNAVNYADLPELDKYILHETHEVFTEITEAYESFQFFKFFQKVQNFCVVDLSNFYLDVAKDRLYISDLDSARRRSCQTVMAIILENLARAIAPVLCHMAEDIWQNLPYSKPCNSVFEAGWVKLEPEWVQSPEFVQKWQELRHIRTGVNKILDDARNQKLIGASLEAKVLVYDTTGKLADTLASLNPDDALNDGNRVDELRYLLLVSQVELVTDESTLDGIDYQGEITLTDTTLKVAVVNAEGRKCDRCWNYSNSVGTFVDEPLICNRCKEALAGNF; translated from the coding sequence ATGAGTGAACCCAAAAGCTATAAAGATACAGTAAATCTGCCCCAAACTAGCTTTAACATGAGAGCTAATGCGGTGCAAAAAGAACCAGAATTACAAAAATTTTGGGCTGAAAATCAAATCTACGAAAAATTAGCCGAAAATAACCCCAAAGAATTATTTGTCCTCCATGATGGCCCTCCCTACGCCAACGGAGACTTACACATGGGCCACGCCCTCAACAAAGTTTTAAAAGATATTATTAATAAATATAAATTACTACAAGGTCACAAAGTTCGTTATGTACCGGGGTGGGATTGCCACGGTTTACCCATCGAGTTAAAAGTATTACAAAGTATTCCCGAAGAAAAAAGACCAGAATTATCTCCCATCAAATTGCGGTATAAAGCCCGTGACTTTGCCCTCAAAACTCAAAAAAAACAAGCCGAAGGATTTAAACGGTATGGCATCTGGGGAGACTGGGAAAACCCTTATCTCACCCTCAAACCCGAATATGAAGCCGCCCAAATCGAAGTATTCGGTAAAATGGCGCTCAATGGTTATATCTACCGTGGTTTAAAACCTGTCCATTGGAGTCCTAGCTCTCAAACTGCCCTTGCTGAAGCAGAGTTGGAATATCCTGAAGGGCATACCTCCCGTAGTATCTACGCTAGTTTTACCATCACCAAATTGAGCGACAAAGCCTCGCATTTAGAGCAATATATGCCTAATTTGGGGGTTGCCATCTGGACTACTACCCCTTGGACAATCCCCGGTAACTTAGCCGTGGCGGTTAACGGTAAATTAGATTATGCCGTGGTGGAAGTAATTGCAGAAAATGATCCTCCCAAACCCCCCTTGATAAAAGAAGGGCAATTCCTCATAGTTGCTCAAGATTTAGTAGAAAGCCTTGGGAATACCTTCGGTGCGAAACTAGCAGTTAAAACCACAGTTAAGGGCGCTGATTTAGAATTATCCACCTATAAACATCCCCTGTTTGACAGAGAAAGCCCCGTGGTTATCGGTGGTGACTATATCACCACAGAATCTGGTACAGGATTAGTACACACCGCCCCCGGTCATGGACAAGAGGACTATATCACAGGGCAAAAGTACCATTTACCAATCCTTTCCCCTGTGGATAACAAAGGTAACTTTACTGAGGAAGCTGGGGAGTTTGCAGGTTTAAATGTACTAAAAGATGCTAACCAAGCCATCATCGATGCTTTAACTGATAAAGGTAGTCTTTTAAAAGAAGAAGCCTATCAACATAAATATCCCTATGATTGGCGCACCAAACAACCCACCATTTTCCGTGCTACTGAGCAATGGTTTGCATCGGTGGATGGTTTCCGTGAGGAGGCTTTGAAGGCGATTAAGGAGGTTAACTGGATTCCTGCCCAAGGAGAGAATCGTATCACCCCCATGGTGAGCGAAAGAAATGATTGGTGTATCTCCCGTCAACGGAGTTGGGGTTTACCTATTCCTGTGTTTTATGATGAGGAAACCAATGAGCCTTTATTGAATGAGGAAACTATCAACCATGTGCGGGATATTATCGGGGAAAAAGGTTCCGATGCTTGGTGGTTGATGTCGGTGGAGGAGTTGTTACCTGAGAGTTACCGTAATAATGGTAAAACCTACCGTAAGGGTATGGATACCATGGATGTATGGTTTGATTCTGGCTCATCTTGGGCGGCGGTGGCAAATCAACGGGATGAGTTGAAATATCCTGTGGACTTATATTTGGAAGGTTCTGATCAACATCGGGGCTGGTTCCAATCTAGTCTTTTAACCAGTGTAGCGGTGAATGGCCATGCTCCTTATAAGACTGTGTTAACCCATGGTTTTGTGTTAGATGAGAAGGGCATGAAGATGAGTAAGTCTGAGGGTAATGTGGTTGATCCAAATCTTATTATCAATGGTGGTCTAAATCAAAAGCAACAACCTCCCTATGGTGCTGATGTATTACGCCTTTGGGTATCTTCTACAGATTATTCCGCGGATGTGCGGATTGGGGATAGTATCATCAAACAGTTGGCGGATGTTTATCGGAAGATTCGTAATACGGCTCGATTTTTAATTGGTAGTTTACATGATTTTGATCCTGCTAAAAATGCGGTGAATTATGCAGATTTGCCTGAGTTGGATAAGTACATTTTGCATGAAACCCATGAGGTTTTTACGGAAATCACTGAGGCTTACGAGAGTTTCCAATTTTTTAAGTTTTTCCAAAAGGTACAGAATTTCTGTGTAGTGGATCTTTCTAATTTCTATCTCGATGTTGCTAAAGATAGACTTTATATTTCAGATCTTGATTCTGCCCGTCGTCGCAGTTGTCAGACTGTTATGGCTATTATACTGGAAAATTTGGCAAGGGCGATCGCCCCTGTATTATGTCATATGGCGGAGGACATCTGGCAAAATCTCCCCTACTCAAAGCCCTGTAATTCTGTGTTTGAAGCAGGTTGGGTGAAATTAGAACCTGAGTGGGTACAAAGCCCCGAATTTGTCCAAAAATGGCAGGAATTACGCCATATCCGCACCGGGGTTAACAAAATTTTGGATGATGCCCGTAACCAAAAGCTCATCGGTGCTTCCCTTGAGGCGAAAGTGTTGGTATATGACACCACAGGTAAGTTAGCGGATACTTTGGCAAGTCTCAATCCTGATGATGCGCTTAATGATGGTAACAGGGTTGATGAGTTACGTTATCTGTTGTTAGTTTCCCAAGTGGAGTTAGTAACTGATGAGTCTACCTTAGATGGCATTGATTATCAGGGAGAAATCACTTTAACCGATACTACCCTTAAGGTAGCAGTAGTCAATGCAGAAGGGCGTAAGTGCGATCGGTGTTGGAACTATTCTAATTCCGTGGGTACTTTTGTTGATGAACCTTTAATTTGTAACAGGTGTAAAGAAGCCTTAGCAGGTAATTTCTAA
- a CDS encoding hypothetical protein (KEGG: fps:FP0859 hypothetical protein~SPTR: Putative uncharacterized protein) yields MKKKDYEDFIDQDLMPKLTKQIAAELHNSQTELQRCKWAEGEANTDTDFSYLAGQKALNIFQDIISLYPLFKNKIAIEVQSPDLKISFKILDSKITVKRKIELKSGYTEKGHDVIIPGSTIGKLDINIWVIFVLRKDNNQQFDIRYGRYYKGIKITENDLFQDRTPRPKLAWSGFQKIDENPDDKIVDKDKEWIKRYAQVAVNRIINDELNRSSWQDDLVIEIIKYLLNNPEILEEIMKKLSIDKNILIAKIKK; encoded by the coding sequence ATGAAGAAAAAAGATTACGAAGATTTTATAGACCAAGACTTGATGCCTAAATTAACAAAACAAATTGCAGCTGAATTGCACAATTCTCAAACAGAGTTGCAACGATGTAAATGGGCAGAAGGGGAAGCAAATACAGATACAGATTTTTCTTATCTAGCAGGGCAAAAAGCTCTAAATATCTTTCAAGACATCATCAGCTTATATCCATTATTTAAAAATAAAATTGCTATTGAGGTTCAATCACCCGATTTAAAAATATCTTTTAAAATCTTAGATAGTAAAATTACGGTAAAGAGAAAAATAGAACTCAAGAGTGGTTATACTGAAAAGGGTCATGATGTTATCATACCAGGATCTACTATAGGAAAACTTGATATAAATATTTGGGTGATTTTCGTTTTAAGAAAAGATAATAATCAACAATTTGATATTAGATATGGAAGATATTACAAAGGAATAAAAATTACAGAAAATGATCTTTTTCAAGATAGAACTCCTCGACCGAAATTAGCATGGAGTGGTTTTCAAAAGATAGACGAAAATCCTGATGATAAAATTGTGGACAAAGATAAGGAATGGATTAAAAGATACGCTCAAGTAGCAGTAAACAGAATCATTAATGATGAACTAAATAGGAGTTCCTGGCAGGATGATTTAGTAATTGAGATCATTAAATATCTCTTAAATAACCCAGAAATTTTAGAAGAGATTATGAAAAAACTATCTATTGATAAAAATATATTAATAGCAAAAATTAAAAAATAA
- a CDS encoding DNA-cytosine methyltransferase (PFAM: C-5 cytosine-specific DNA methylase~TIGRFAM: DNA-methyltransferase (dcm)~COGs: COG0270 Site-specific DNA methylase~InterPro IPR001525:IPR018117~KEGG: mar:MAE_33730 cytosine-specific modification DNA methylase~PFAM: C-5 cytosine-specific DNA methylase~SPTR: Cytosine-specific methyltransferase;~TIGRFAM: DNA-cytosine methyltransferase): MNSKKRVLSLFSGCGGMDLGMEGNFWVHEDFINKKIHPDWVIDKNKHLIKLAKTSFETVFSNDIEVSAKNAWLSYFNRNIFHQESVVDLVEKHNRGEFSFPKDIDIVTGGFPCQDFSVAGKRRGLQSHKNHDGNYLDKKTDNYLKNRGMLYYWMKKVIEITQPKIFIAENVKGLNSLFEVKKKIESDFQAINNQGYIVFSKLLYAPDYGIPQTRERLFFIGINKQYLSRKWIKLSNLQDFINPFPEITHYDPQNSVIHNNNLKSYSTVRSALSGLLEPELEINDQAQMKFSRAKFYGKTQGQIEINLDGLSPTIRAEHHGNIEFRRLSLELGGRYHDEINSGKKMRRLTVRECARIQTFPDDYEFVRDNKIFKTDLPISASKAYKLIGNAVPPLLSYHIAMKLDSIWDNLFNDNYLDHLEQQRSAIF; encoded by the coding sequence ATGAATTCAAAAAAAAGAGTCTTATCCCTATTTTCAGGTTGTGGAGGAATGGATTTAGGAATGGAAGGAAATTTTTGGGTTCATGAAGATTTCATTAATAAAAAAATACATCCTGATTGGGTTATTGATAAAAATAAGCATTTAATAAAATTAGCTAAAACATCCTTTGAGACAGTTTTCTCTAACGATATTGAGGTTAGTGCAAAAAATGCTTGGCTATCCTATTTTAATAGGAATATTTTTCATCAAGAAAGTGTCGTTGACTTAGTAGAAAAACACAATAGAGGAGAATTTAGTTTTCCTAAAGATATAGATATAGTAACTGGAGGTTTTCCATGTCAAGATTTTAGCGTTGCGGGGAAAAGAAGAGGTTTACAATCTCACAAAAATCATGATGGTAATTATTTAGATAAAAAAACTGATAATTATCTCAAAAACAGAGGAATGCTTTACTATTGGATGAAAAAAGTGATAGAAATTACTCAACCAAAAATATTTATTGCGGAAAATGTCAAAGGCTTAAATTCTTTATTTGAAGTAAAAAAGAAGATAGAATCTGACTTTCAAGCAATTAATAATCAGGGCTATATAGTTTTTTCTAAATTACTTTATGCACCAGATTATGGTATTCCTCAAACTAGAGAAAGATTGTTTTTTATCGGTATTAACAAACAATACTTAAGTCGAAAATGGATAAAACTTTCTAACCTACAAGACTTCATTAACCCTTTTCCAGAAATTACTCATTATGATCCACAAAATAGTGTTATTCATAATAATAATTTAAAATCTTATTCCACAGTTAGATCTGCATTAAGCGGATTATTAGAACCAGAATTAGAGATAAACGATCAAGCTCAAATGAAATTTTCTCGAGCTAAATTTTATGGAAAAACTCAAGGACAAATAGAAATAAATTTAGATGGGTTAAGTCCTACAATTAGAGCAGAGCATCATGGAAATATTGAATTTAGAAGACTCTCTTTAGAGTTAGGAGGACGTTATCATGATGAGATAAACTCTGGAAAAAAAATGAGACGTTTAACAGTTAGAGAATGTGCAAGAATACAAACTTTTCCCGATGACTACGAGTTTGTTAGAGATAATAAAATATTCAAAACTGATTTACCTATTTCTGCGAGTAAGGCTTATAAATTGATAGGTAATGCAGTACCGCCATTGTTGAGTTATCACATTGCAATGAAATTAGATTCTATTTGGGACAATTTGTTTAATGATAATTATTTAGATCACCTAGAGCAACAAAGATCGGCTATTTTTTAA